The sequence cacactaccaaacatattCTTTATCTCTCCCatataaaaccctaaaaaaaaccaagaaacctAGCCACCTTATTACCTCCCTCGTTGAATTATGGCCACCTACACAATTTCAACCACCAAAAGCTTCATCATAACATTCCTAGCTACATAGCAACTCATGGAAACCACAAatctaagaggaaaaaaaagaaagatgaaaaacaaaattgttagtAGAAAAGATAACATGCCAGTTAAAACTTCTCGACCACTATTCTCTCTCATTAAAGGGAGCTAAGCAATATctttataaataagaaaaagataagGTGATGCAGCCTATGGATATAGTCACCCTCTTTCTCTTCCCTCCAATAAGCTCAATGATGCATTGCAAGGCACGCTctccaaaaacaacaacatcaagGGCAAAAAAAGGCTGACCTTTAAATGGCGAAGTCTCTCTCCCTAGAGGGATATGACAGACACCTCCACTACcattggaaagaaaaagagtttgttCTTCTTGCAGACCAGGCCACTCTCCCCCATTCCTTATGGTTTAGTCAAACAATGTGACATAACTTGAGCTGTTGCTGCTAAGATTTCCAACATTATTTCACCACTTTCAGCTATTATTAAAGCCTTTTCTTGCCCACCACTTCAAAAGATCCATTTTAAACCACAagaatatttttgtgtttgaataattttcattaaattagTTTTGTACTTGAGTGATGATGGCCAAGTCCTTACATCTTACACCttgttttattttccatgtcGGTTTGGATGTTTGAGAAGTTAGACTTGTTTCTTCATAAAATCTGTATACTGGTAGAATTTATAAATTGTCTTACAAAAATCATATATCGTATATATGAGCTCCTTTTCTGCTAACATTTGGTATGTTGATAAGTCTTTTAatcagaaattcaaaaaaattaaatttgcatCGAATTGACTTCTCTaactcaagatattcaagtcaAAATAATTGAAGGTCAAAACTAGCAGAATGCGATACTTATCTTTAAAAGTTGTgattttcatgctttttttttccgttGTCATATATGTATAGAAATATATGGATATTAGCTTTCTAATACTACTATAATCACTTGATTTTAACCTCTACAACTCTTAAGTTTCGTATAAAATATTGATCAAAGAGAAAATCTATCAATATTCGACATGGGTTGGAACatggtttgaattttattttcacattACTCCTTTTCAAATTTTACATTCAAAAGTACttgcaaaacataaaataaagaatatcaagatattttatatataaaacatgggCAAAATACTACATAAATATGGATAAAACTATCGAATaagatatgatattatttttttcttatttattttatcctcCATTATCTTTGTcacccttttcttcttcttcatttcattcTCTATTGATAATTTGCTTGTCTTTAAggacaaaaatataataatactctATAACAATATACTCGAATACACACACCtttgaatatataaataatatttgaaaaacaaatccaaaaaaagggaaaaaaatgcaataaatcaataaacaatGATACACACTtgcatatatatacacataaatTCCATTTAGGCTTATTTGATGTTTGTTGCATTGTgctgggattatttttttataacttaggATACATTCATGTTTATTATACaccgaaaaaataaaacaggccCTGATATTATCACGAGAAAAGACAACGCCTAATAATTTGTTGTTGAgcattaattaaagaaaaaagaattttttattaagaaaattgtAAATCTCAGTGTAaacatttaaacaaatcaagCAAAGTGATTTTTAGactaaaacatgtaaaatcaaTTGTGCCTTAACATAAAATAGGCATTTTTTGGACAGCTTTTTGTTCCATGCTGCCTTTGAAAAAGCAAATGATATTGACACTCGATGTTGGAATATGTCTCcgataagaaaaacaattctctgattaatttaaagtaagatAAACCAGGGTTATTGACCCCATCAAATTAAGACAAATTGACAGAGTCTAGATTTTGCAGTCAAGTTTGGCTTGTGATTCTGGTAGACCGCTGGTAAATTTCTTAGCTTACGTAATAGAGCGGAGATCATTGACCAGGGCGATAGGGACAGGATTGTCACCACAAAAGATATATAATGTAATCATTCTACATATATTCGTGTCTGTAAAAGGTTGGAACACATTATACTGAATCCGACAGCCAAAGGAAATGGAAGAGAGCATAATGTTCTTAGTTCTTACAATTTCCTTTGTTATTCTTGCTCTGAATTTCttgttgaaaacaaaaaagcaacaaTACAAGAATCTTCCCCCTAGCCCGTTCGCTCTTCCAATTATAGGCCATCTCCATCTCATGAAACAACCTATCTACAGAACCATCCACAACCTCTCCCAAAAATATGGCCCGATCATGTCGCTTCGATTCGGTTCCCGCTTCGTGGTCATTGTAAATTCACCCGAAGCTGTTGAAGAATGCTTCACCAAGAATGATGTGATTTTGGCCAATCGTCCTCCTTTCTGCCATGGAAAGTACTTGAATTACAACTTCACTACCATGGGTGCAGCCAACTACGGCGATCATTGGCGCAACCTTCGCCGCATAGGCAATAATGAGATCTTCTCACCGAAACGTCTCAATGGGTTTCAAGAACTTCGTAAGAATGAAGTCAAGAATTTAATGAAGAGGGTTTCTCGTGTATCTGGAGAAAATGCCGGGAAGGTAGAGTTAAGGTCCATGATTTTGGACCTGACGTTTAACATAGTGATGACAATGCTCGCCGGAAAGCGGTACTATGGTGAAGATGTGAGTGAACTTGAGGACGCGTTGCTGTTTAGAGATATGATGAATCAGTATGCTGAGTTTGCTAAGGAGGCACATCTTGGAGACTTGTTTCCCATTTTGAGCAATGTTGATTATAATGGATTTGTTAAGAGAATGAAAACACTGAGTAAGAACATGGATTTGTTCTTGCAAAGACTGATTGAAGAGCATCGTGCTGACAGGGACCGGAACACCATGGTGAACCATTTGCTGGCTTTGCAGGAAACACAACCCCAATACTATACTGATTCAATAATCAAAGGCCTAATTCTGGTTAGTTTCAATTCAATTCGCATTCGCATTTGCAATTCAATTCGCTCAATAAGATTATAAAATTTCCATCCAAGTCATTTTAAAAACTGTAATGAATGATCAGCTTTGAACTATTTATTGCAGATAATGGCAGTTGCAGGAACTAGGACTTCAGCTGCATCTTTGGAATGGGCAATTTGCAATCTGCTCAATAATCGACATGTACTAAAGAAGGCCAAAGAAGAATTAGACACTCAACTTGGACAAGACCATTTgattgaagaagaagacatatcAAAACTACACTATCTTCAAGGTATCATTTCTGAGAACTTAAGATTGTATCCAGTGGCAGCAATGCTAGTACCACATGTGGCATCCGATTATTGTACCATCGGAGGATACGATGTGCCTCCTGGTACAATGGTGTTTGCAAATGCATGGTCGATTCAGAGAGACCCTAAGGTGTGGGATGACCCTTTAAATTTCAAGCCTGAAAGGTTTCTGAATGGAAAAGCCGAAGCATACAAGGTAATGCCATTTGGATTGGGAAGGAGATCTTGTCCCGGCGAGGGCCTCGCTCACAGATTAATGACCTTGACTCTGGGCTCGTTGATTCAGTGCTTTGAATGGGATACGGTTGATGGTAAGGAAATTAACATGGACGAGAAGGTGGCAACACTCATGTCCAGAGTCCATCCATTGGAGGTTGTATTGAAGGCTAGGTCAGACCTTGACAATATTATTTCTTGAGCTACCGAAAGAAGTGAAAGCATGCTTCCAGTTTTCTGTACTCTTTGTTAAATAAAGATTGTTTTAAGGAAGTTAATGTAATACTCTACTTTAATTGTTCTACATGGATCATTTCAATTGACAGGTATATCCTGATTTCCAGTTCATAATTATGAGATGGGGAAGGAAGTTCAATCCTCCATTTCTATGCAAATTTCTATTTAAGTTCAGTGTAatcgaaaataaaattcaatttattaaacttaaagGATTTGACAACAGATTATAGCATAAGATTTTCTCTGTGACAataagagagagagtgagagaagTGTACAGTGATGGCAACTGATCATCTTTTATTCCATTGCTCAAGTACATGGCTGCTTTGGGCAAAATTCTTATCGCGGTGGGGGTCTACTGGTGTATACCACAATCCTTGAACCTTTTGATAATCCAATGGCCTACGCTGGTCCATGGCAGATTTCAGAAACGAGCTTGGCATCTTCTCTTTTGACATAGCATGAAGTATTTGGCTATTAATTAGGAATAATTTAGTTTTCAGCAATGTTCAACCAGATTGTGTGTGTATGTAGCGTTTAAGAAATTCGAAATTGGACAAATAAATCTCTCCGCAGATAATGGCTACTAGTTCTTTGATGttattcttttcctttcttaatcttaatattttggttacttcttattttatcttattgtaAGTTATTCATGTTTCTACATGGTAATCGctcatatatatattgttaaacaatctccaatgaaaaagaaagaaggaagctAGGGTTTTATTGATCCTGCATACTacaatcaaataatcaaaaggGATCAGTTTaacctaaatataaaaagacaatACACAGGCTAAACAAAgcaaactgaaaagaaaattaaaagactattttattcttaataaacaataaatcaaaacaactttatatttcttaacatctcccctcaaacttaTGATACGACAAGTATATATAAGCATTGAGAGTTTGTGCTTAGTTTGTTCATGACGAGTAAAATGacaatcaatctcaatatgcTTAATTTGTTCAtaaaaaccgagttgtgagcaatctgaatagaactctgaCTATCACAATACATAGGAATGAGATGAGAAAGAGAAACTCTCATACTTGCAAGTAACCAAtataaccaaacaatctctttggtAATAGATGTCATAACACGATATTCTATTTTGGTTGAAAATTGataaacaatagattgtttgtTGTTATTCTAAAAATGTATTTCTTCAACCAATAACTCACTGATAATTGagtcaataaaaaaagtgaagaaTGATGCAATATTAAGCCTCTAAGTAATTTAAAATCACTGTGAAatgctattaaaaaattatactaatAATTGTTGTTCTTTACGAGCAATATAGACACTCCATGTCTTTAATTCTATCAATTTTACAAGAGCAAATTGATCCCAAAAATCTGTCATAGCATAATAAAACTTATAATactcatattgttttgatgaagag is a genomic window of Populus alba chromosome 5, ASM523922v2, whole genome shotgun sequence containing:
- the LOC118045734 gene encoding cytochrome P450 81Q32-like, whose amino-acid sequence is MEESIMFLVLTISFVILALNFLLKTKKQQYKNLPPSPFALPIIGHLHLMKQPIYRTIHNLSQKYGPIMSLRFGSRFVVIVNSPEAVEECFTKNDVILANRPPFCHGKYLNYNFTTMGAANYGDHWRNLRRIGNNEIFSPKRLNGFQELRKNEVKNLMKRVSRVSGENAGKVELRSMILDLTFNIVMTMLAGKRYYGEDVSELEDALLFRDMMNQYAEFAKEAHLGDLFPILSNVDYNGFVKRMKTLSKNMDLFLQRLIEEHRADRDRNTMVNHLLALQETQPQYYTDSIIKGLILIMAVAGTRTSAASLEWAICNLLNNRHVLKKAKEELDTQLGQDHLIEEEDISKLHYLQGIISENLRLYPVAAMLVPHVASDYCTIGGYDVPPGTMVFANAWSIQRDPKVWDDPLNFKPERFLNGKAEAYKVMPFGLGRRSCPGEGLAHRLMTLTLGSLIQCFEWDTVDGKEINMDEKVATLMSRVHPLEVVLKARSDLDNIIS